In the Spirochaeta lutea genome, one interval contains:
- a CDS encoding RNA polymerase sigma factor codes for MKWTKEQEDLFYRVYTEVFPIIARVTARITNSREAAEEVCHEAMIRYYHRLDQIPDENQAKYWLIRVSKNLALNYVKRKKRERKAYERLLKEPVRDQKSGEDLTIRSETREEVQQALEKIPEKYRVVLVMKEYGDLSYREIGEVLGLSEGNVKVRAFRGREKLAEVLKRGGSGYGA; via the coding sequence ATGAAGTGGACCAAGGAACAGGAAGATCTATTTTACCGCGTGTATACCGAGGTGTTTCCCATAATCGCCCGGGTAACCGCTAGGATAACCAACAGCCGCGAAGCTGCCGAAGAGGTTTGTCACGAGGCGATGATACGGTATTACCACCGGCTGGATCAGATTCCCGATGAGAACCAGGCGAAGTACTGGCTCATCCGGGTAAGCAAAAATCTGGCGCTGAATTACGTAAAGCGTAAGAAGCGTGAACGGAAGGCTTATGAACGGTTACTGAAGGAACCCGTCCGGGATCAGAAATCCGGGGAGGATCTAACTATCCGTAGCGAGACCCGGGAAGAGGTGCAACAGGCGCTGGAGAAGATTCCCGAGAAGTACCGGGTTGTATTGGTAATGAAGGAGTACGGTGATTTGAGCTACCGAGAGATTGGCGAGGTTCTTGGATTGAGCGAAGGAAATGTGAAGGTACGGGCCTTTCGCGGACGTGAAAAGCTTGCTGAGGTACTGAAGCGTGGAGGTAGTGGCTATGGGGCTTGA